The following proteins come from a genomic window of Plectropomus leopardus isolate mb chromosome 11, YSFRI_Pleo_2.0, whole genome shotgun sequence:
- the grm3 gene encoding metabotropic glutamate receptor 3, whose product MVACIPALILVMMCRGVLLSVGDPPQSRREIRIEGDLVLGGLFPVHEKGAGMEECGRVNEDRGIQRLEAMLFAIDRINNDNTLLPGVSLGVHILDTCSRDTYALEQALEFVRASLTKVDDTEFICPDGSYALQDDSPLAIAGVIGGSFSSVSIQVANLLRLFQIPQISYASTSAKLSDKTRYDYFARTVPPDFYQAKAMAEILRSFNWTYVSTVASEGDYGETGIEAFEQEARMRNICIATSEKVGRSNAKKSYEAVIRQLLQKPNARVAVLFLRSDDARELLAAAARLNTSFIWVASDGWGAQESITKGNEVTAEGAITLELAANPVPEFNRYFLSLNPVKNHRNPWYREFWEQRFQCSLGGGGGAGGAGGVVGPGETSLPPCDMDLSMDKSNFEPESKIMFVVNAVYAMAHALHHMQRSLCFNTTKLCDSMKALDGRRLYRDYILNVSFTAPFSPPGTETAVKFDSQGDGMGRYNIFSYQRSADRYSYVPVGEWAESLSLSSDLIRWPREVVPTSQCSDPCERNEMKKMQAGEYCCWICTACEPHEYLADEFTCSPCAPGQWPTDDLTACYDLPEDYIMWEDAWAIGPITIACVGFMCTGLVFWVFVRHNHTPLVKASGRELCYILLSGVFMSYAMTFLFLAKPSPAICALRRLGLGTSFAVCYSALLTKTNRIARIFNGVKDGAGAVRPRFISPSSQVFICLSLISVQLVMVSVWLLLEVPGTRRFTLPERRQTVILKCNVRDSSMLLSLGYDVLLVILCTVYAFKTRKCPENFNEAKFIGFTMYTTCIIWLAFLPIFYVTSSDYRVQTTTMCISVSLSGFVVLGCMFAPKVHIIMFQPQKNVTSHRLNLNRFSVSGAATTYASHASVSAHHVPTVCNGREIVDSTTSSL is encoded by the exons ATGGTGGCCTGCATTCCCGCTCTAATCTTGGTCATGATGTGCCGGGGCGTCTTGCTCTCTGTCGGAGACCCGCCTCAGTCCCGTCGGGAGATCCGCATCGAGGGAGATCTAGTGCTCGGTGGTCTGTTCCCAGTGCACGAGAAAGGTGCTGGGATGGAGGAGTGTGGGCGTGTGAACGAGGACAGAGGGATCCAGAGGCTGGAGGCCATGCTGTTTGCGATTGACAGGATCAATAACGACAACACTTTGTTGCCTGGGGTGTCTCTTGGGGTCCACATCCTGGACACCTGCTCCAGAGACACCTATGCACTGGAACAG gCTCTGGAGTTTGTAAGAGCCTCCCTCACCAAGGTGGATGACACAGAGTTCATCTGTCCAGACGGATCTTACGCTCTGCAGGACGACAGCCCACTCGCAATTGCTGGCGTCATAGGCGGATCCTTCAGCAGCGTCTCCATACAG GTTGCCAATCTCCTCAGGCTCTTTCAGATTCCTCAGATAAGCTATGCTTCGACCAGTGCCAAGCTCAGTGATAAGACTCGCTACGATTACTTCGCCCGCACAGTGCCCCCTGACTTCTACCAGGCGAAAGCCATGGCCGAGATCCTGCGGTCCTTCAACTGGACGTACGTCTCCACTGTGGCATCAGAGGGTGATTATGGTGAAACCGGTATAGAGGCCTTCGAACAAGAGGCACGCATGAGGAACATCTGTATTGCCACTTCAGAGAAG GTGGGGCGTTCTAATGCGAAGAAGTCCTATGAAGCTGTCATCCGTCAGCTCCTCCAGAAGCCCAACGCCCGTGTGGCCGTGCTCTTCCTGCGTAGCGACGATGCCAGAGAGCTGCTGGCAGCTGCTGCCAGGCTGAACACCTCCTTCATCTGGGTGGCCAGTGATGGCTGGGGTGCACAGGAGAGCATTACCAAGGGAAATGAGGTGACCGCTGAAGGAGCCATTACACTTGAGCTGGCGGCCAATCCCGTGCCAGAATTTAACCGCTACTTTCTCAGTTTGAACCCAGTCAAAAACCATCGCAATCCTTGGTACAGGGAATTCTGGGAGCAGCGGTTCCAGTGCTCCttaggtggtggtggaggagcaggaggagcaggaggagttGTCGGACCAGGAGAGACGTCTCTCCCACCGTGTGACATGGACTTGTCAATGGACAAGAGTAACTTTGAACCAGAGTCTAAGATCATGTTTGTGGTGAACGCAGTGTACGCCATGGCTCATGCCCTCCATCATATGCAGCGGAGCCTGTGCTTCAACACCACCAAACTGTGCGACAGCATGAAGGCTCTGGATGGGCGCAGACTCTACAGGGATTACATCCTTAATGTCAGCTTCACAG CCCCTTTCTCTCCTCCAGGCACTGAGACAGCGGTGAAGTTTGATTCCCAGGGGGACGGCATGGGCCGTTATAACATCTTCAGCTACCAGCGCTCTGCCGATCGTTACAGCTATGTGCCAGTAGGTGAATGGGCAGAGAGTCTGAGTCTGAGCAGCGACCTGATCCGCTGGCCACGAGAAGTGGTGCCCACCTCGCAGTGCAGCGACCCCTGTGAACGCAATGAGATGAAGAAAATGCAGGCAG GTGAGTACTGCTGCTGGATCTGTACAGCCTGTGAGCCTCACGAATACCTGGCTGATGAGTTCACCTGCTCACCCTGCGCTCCTGGCCAGTGGCCCACTGATGACCTAACGGCCTGTTACGACCTTCCTGAGGACTATATCATGTGGGAAGACGCCTGGGCCATTGGTCCAATCACCATCGCCTGTGTGGG GTTCATGTGCACCGGTTTGGTGTTCTGGGTGTTCGTCAGACACAACCACACACCGCTGGTGAAAGCTTCAGGCAGAGAGCTATGTTATATCCTCCTCTCGGGGGTCTTCATGTCCTACGCCATGACTTTCCTCTTCTTGGCCAAACCCTCTCCTGCCATCTGTGCCCTTCGGCGCCTCGGACTGGGCACGTCGTTCGCTGTCTGTTACTCCGCCCTCCTCACCAAAACCAACAGAATTGCCAGGATTTTCAACGGCGTGAAAGACGGAGCGGGTGCAGTGAGGCCACGCTTCATTAGTCCTTCCTCTCAG GTGTTCATCTGTCTGAGTTTAATCTCCGTCCAGTTAGTGATGGTGTCAGTATGGCTGCTTCTGGAAGTTCCTGGGACACGGCGTTTCACGTTGCCGGAGCGACGACAGACTGTCATCCTCAAGTGTAATGTACGCGACTCCAGCATGCTGCTGTCACTGGGATATGACGTGCTCCTGGTCATCCTGTGTACTGT GTATGCCTTCAAGACCAGGAAGTGCCCAGAGAACTTCAACGAGGCCAAGTTTATTGGATTCACCATGTACACCACCTGTATCATTTGGCTGGCCTTTCTTCCCATCTTCTATGTTACATCCAGTGACTACAGG GTTCAGACCACCACCATGTGTATCTCAGTCAGCCTGAGTGGCTTCGTGGTCCTGGGCTGTATGTTTGCTCCCAAGGTCCACATCATCATGTTCCAGCCCCAGAAAAATGTGACCAGTCACAGGCTCAACCTCAATCGCTTCAGTGTCAGCGGGGCTGCCACCACGTACGCATCTCATG cTTCTGTCAGCGCCCACCACGTCCCAACCGTGTGCAACGGGAGAGAAATTGTCGACTCCACCACTTCCTCTCTGTGA